Proteins from a single region of Nocardiopsis dassonvillei subsp. dassonvillei DSM 43111:
- a CDS encoding GNAT family N-acetyltransferase has translation MIPLHLETPRVRFRPIGEDNVLGLYQLLLRLGIETLPARDSFESSFRALDGSDVTVLQIEAAGSGEVLGFASVRERSPAGHVKIGIFMDPDGLAVGVGAESMMLLVNYAFARWDDIRKVYALTTDASLMHFGSALFATPREATLPGHVYFRGRLWDLHYYSVSRDHWLQTGARLLARITGGRSRREGGPVGIGSAPVWTE, from the coding sequence ATGATCCCCCTCCACCTCGAAACCCCCCGTGTCCGGTTCCGCCCCATCGGGGAGGACAACGTCCTCGGGCTGTACCAACTGCTGCTGAGGCTCGGGATCGAGACGCTCCCGGCCCGGGACAGCTTCGAGTCGTCCTTCAGGGCGCTGGACGGTTCGGACGTCACCGTGCTCCAGATCGAGGCCGCCGGGAGCGGCGAGGTCCTGGGGTTCGCCTCGGTCCGCGAGCGCAGCCCGGCCGGACACGTGAAGATCGGCATCTTCATGGACCCGGACGGACTCGCCGTGGGGGTCGGCGCCGAATCCATGATGCTCCTCGTCAACTACGCGTTCGCGCGCTGGGACGACATCAGGAAGGTGTACGCGCTGACCACGGACGCGAGCCTCATGCACTTCGGTTCGGCGCTGTTCGCCACGCCCAGGGAGGCGACGCTCCCCGGCCACGTCTACTTCCGGGGACGGCTGTGGGACCTGCACTACTACTCGGTCTCCCGGGACCACTGGCTCCAGACGGGGGCCCGGCTCCTCGCGCGCATCACCGGGGGCCGGTCGCGACGGGAGGGCGGCCCGGTGGGGATCGGCTCCGCGCCGGTCTGGACCGAGTGA
- a CDS encoding ABC transporter permease — protein sequence MTATRRRPLPTSPFGLGHDLRTVRVVLKRDLFRFVHDVSRGVAMLLQSVMWLFVIGVGFGSLIPRGEDDLPLTAVMFPGVVVMTVMGTAVSAAATIVTDREVGFLRGMLVAPAKRSALILGKILSGAVLATLQASIILAVAGLAGVPYAPGLMLTLFGLTFLVALTASAVGVLIAISVRGSEAFMGMAQLVISPLVLLSGAMFPIGNLPSWLTAITLVNPVTYVVDPMRQAVFAHLDTSPETEALFNPGISWFGWQIPWAAEVALVAGVGVLLVWLTVVRFGDSE from the coding sequence ATGACGGCCACGCGACGGCGCCCGCTCCCCACCTCGCCCTTCGGGCTCGGCCACGACCTGCGCACGGTCCGGGTCGTGCTCAAGCGCGACCTCTTCCGCTTCGTCCACGACGTCAGCCGGGGCGTGGCGATGCTGCTCCAGTCGGTGATGTGGCTGTTCGTCATCGGGGTGGGCTTCGGCTCCCTCATCCCGAGGGGCGAGGACGACCTCCCGCTGACCGCCGTGATGTTCCCGGGCGTGGTCGTCATGACCGTCATGGGGACGGCGGTGTCCGCCGCGGCGACCATCGTCACCGACCGCGAGGTCGGCTTCCTGCGCGGAATGCTCGTCGCCCCGGCCAAGCGCTCCGCGCTGATCCTGGGCAAGATCCTCTCGGGCGCGGTCCTGGCCACCCTCCAGGCCAGCATCATCCTGGCGGTGGCCGGCCTGGCGGGCGTGCCCTACGCGCCGGGGCTGATGCTGACCCTGTTCGGGCTCACCTTCCTGGTGGCGCTGACCGCGTCGGCGGTGGGCGTCCTCATCGCGATCTCGGTCCGGGGCAGTGAGGCGTTCATGGGGATGGCCCAGCTGGTCATCTCCCCGCTGGTCCTGCTGTCGGGCGCCATGTTCCCCATCGGGAACCTCCCCTCCTGGCTCACCGCGATCACACTGGTCAATCCCGTCACCTACGTCGTCGACCCCATGCGCCAGGCGGTCTTCGCCCACCTGGACACCTCACCGGAGACCGAGGCGCTGTTCAACCCCGGCATCTCCTGGTTCGGTTGGCAGATCCCCTGGGCGGCCGAGGTCGCCCTCGTGGCGGGCGTGGGCGTCCTGCTGGTCTGGCTGACGGTGGTCAGGTTCGGCGACTCCGAGTAG